The sequence CGCGTTATCCGCTCAGAACATTCATTCTCATCTGCTTCCTGCTCCTCATCGTCCAGGGCATCTCGGAGATCATCAAGAAGCTCCGTGTCCTGCGCGGCCTGAAGATGGCCGGAAACGGTTCATCCGACGACGATGCCGACAGCCCTCGGGTAACCGGAGGAATCGCGTAGATGGAGAACCTCCTTGCGCCGCTGATGTTCATCGGCGTCTTCGCGATGATCTTCCTGGGATACCCGGTGGCGTTCGCGCTGGGCGGCACCTCCCTCATCTTCGCCTTCATTGGCATCTCCATGGGGCTCTTCGAGTGGGGGCTGATGTACGCCCTGCCCCAGCGCATCTTCGGGGTGATGTCCAACCTGGTGCTGGTGGCGATCCCCTTCTTCATCTTCATGGGGGTGGTGCTGGAGAAGTCGCGCCTGGCGGAGGACCTCCTCACTACCATCGGCAAGCTCTTCGGCACGCTGCGCGGCGGGCTGGCGCTGGCGGTGGTGTTCGTGGGCGCGATGCTGGCGGCGGCGACGGGCGTGGTGGGAGCGTCGGTGGTGGCGATGGGGCTCATCTCGCTCCCCATCATGCTGCGCTACGGCTACTCGAAGACGCTCTCCACCGGGGTGATCCTGGCGTCGGGGACCCTCGGGCAGATCATCCCGCCCAGCGTCGTGCTGATCGTGCTGGCCGACCAGTTGGGTATCTCCGTCGGCGACCTCTTCCTGGGCGCGCTGATCCCGGGGCTCTCGCTGGCCGGAATGTACGCGATCTACGTGGGGCTGGTCGCCAAGGTGAGCCCCGCGTCCGCGCCCGCGCTCCCCCCCGAGGTGCGCGATGCCGCGGGGTGGAAGCTGGCCCGCCAGGTGCTCACCGTGCTGATGCCGCCCCTGGTGCTGATCCTGCTCGTGCTGGGCAGCATCTTCGCCGGGATCGCCACGCCCACCGAAGCGGGAGCGGTGGGGGCGGTGGGGGCGATCGGGCTGGCGGCCGTCAACCGGCGCCTGTCGTGGAAGGTGCTCCGCGAGGCCAGCGAGTACACCACCTCGCTCACCGCCATGGTGATGTTCATCCTGGTGGGCTCGACCGCCTTCGCGCTGGTCTTCCGCGGCCTCAACGGCGACCTCTGGATCGAACACCTGCTCACCACGCTCCCGGGCGGGCGCATCGGCCTGCTGATCGTGGCCAACCTGGCGATCTTCGTGCTGGGCTTCTTCCTCGACTTCTTCGAGATCGCCTTCATCATCATCCCGCTGCTCGCCCCGGCGGCCGCCCTGCTGGACATCGATCTGGTCTGGTTCGGGGTGATGATCGGGATGAACATCCAGACCTCGTTCCTGACCCCGCCCTTCGGCTTCGCCCTCTTCTACCTGCGGGGCGTGGCTCCACCCGAAGTGCGAACATCGGAGATGTACCGGGCGGTCATCCCCTTCATCGTGATCCAGCTCATCGGCCTGGTGCTGATCATGACCTTCCCGGAGATGGTCACGGGGCTGGTGAACCGATAACTACTGCCCGAAGGCCGCGTTCGCGTAGGCCCACTCCGCGCGGCCGAACCACTCGAACGCCTCCGCGCGGAACGCCGACCAGTGGTCGTACACGCGCCGGTAGGTGGCGTCGGCGGCGGCCCGCTCCTGCAGGATCTCCTGCGAAGCCACACGCGACACTTCCATGATCTCGGGAGAGAAGGCGCGCAGTTGGACCCCGCCTTCGACGAGACGCCGGAGGGCGGCCGGATTCCTTGAGTCGTACGTGGTCTCGACGCCGTGCGCGGCCGAGCGCACCGCCACGCGGAAGGCCTCCTGGTACGTGGAGGGAATCGAGTTCCACGCGTCCCGGTTGACCTGGAAGGTGGTCGAGGGCCCCGGCTCCCACCAGCCGGGGTAGTAGTAGAAGCGGGCGGCGTTCTGGAAGCCGAGCTTCTCGTCGTCGTAGGGCCCGACCCACTCGGTGGCGTCGATCGCGCCCCGCTCGAGCGCCGGATAGATCTCCTGCGCGGCGAGGTTCTGGACGGTCACGCCCAGCCGGTCCATGACCTCCGCGCCCAGCCCGGGGATGCGCATCTTGAGTCCGTTCAGGTCCGTCGGGGTGTTGATCTCGCGGCGGAACCAGCCACCCATCTGCGCGCCCGTGTTGCCGGCCGGCAGGGGGATGATGTTGAAGTCGGAAAAGATCTCGCTGATGAGTTCGAGCCCGCCCGCGTCGTACAGCCAGGCGTGCTGCTGGCGGGAGGTGAGGCCGAAGGGAACGCAGGTGTCGAAGGCGAGCACCGGCGCCTTGCCCGTGTAGTAGTAGCTCGGGCTGTGGCCCACCTGGACGGTGCCCTGCTGCACGGCGTCCATCACCTCGAAGGCCGGCACCAGCTCGTTCGCCTCGTAGACGCGAAGCTGGAAGCGCCCGTCGGTCATCGCCGAGAGCGACTCGCCGCAGCGGGTGGCGGTGTCGAAGATGGCGTCGACGGTGCGCGGATAGCTGGACGCCAGGCGCCAGCGCACGTTCGGGTTGGTGATCACCGCGGGCGCGCCGCCACCCCCGGTTTCCTGCTCCCCGCCGCCGCACGACGCGGCCAGCACCCCGGCCGCCGCGGCTCCGACGGCCGCCTTGCCGAGGAACGCCCTTCTCTCCAGGGTCGGCCCCGCTTCCGACAGGTTGCCGCCCTCGTGATCCGCCGCTGCGATCTCTGCGCCCGGTCGGCCGCCTTCGACCGTCCCGCTCCGGGAGTCCTTGTCCATGGGTACCCGATCCTTTGTGGTTCTGCGTGTTTCACTTGCGCGCTCGGGCGGCTTCTCGCCTCCGGAGCACGCGCAAGTTAGCCAGAAGTCATGCGGGACGCACCGCTTGCGCGAGCCTCGCCGCTTTCAGGCCGCCTCTTCTCTTTCCTCGCCTCTCTCCTCAGCGCCGCTCCTCGGCGACGACTGACGACGCGATCACCATCCCCAGGAACTCGTCGATGGCGCCGCCCTGGATCCAGCGCGCAACCACCACCAGGTCGTTGTCGCGATCGACGTAGACCAGGTTGGTCCCCGCGCCCCGGTGGCTGAACGACGACTCGGGCGTGCTGGAATACGAGCGCTGGCCGGTGTTCAGGAAGAAGTTCATGAAGCCGTACATCTCGTTCACCGAACCCGGGGTCTCGGCCATGTCCAGCCATTCCTCCGAGAGCAGCTGCTCGCCGTCCCAGCTGCCCTTGTGCAGGGTGAAGTAGCCGAAGCGGGCCTGGTCCTCAGCGCTCAGGTTCATTCCGCCGCCCCAGTGGGTTCCGCCGCTCACCGACTGCATCATCTCGCCGTCGACGTTCACCCACGAGTTCTCGTAGCCGTACCAGCGCCAGGTGTTGGAGGCGCCGATGGGATCCATGATGTGCTCGCGCAGCACCTGAGGCAGGGGCCGGCGCCAGACCTGGAGCGCCGCCAGCGCCAGCAGGTTCACGCGCACGTCGTTGTACTTGTAGGCCGTGCCGGGCTCGTTGCGCGGGCGGTTGCGGTTGGCCGCGACGTCGCGCCCCGGCCGGTCGCCCCAGTCGGGCTTGCCCCAGAGCGTGCCCTCCCAGTCGCTGGTCTGCCTCAGCAGATGATCCCAGGTGATCTTCTGGTTGTGCTCGGAGTCGAAGAGCGACACGGGGGTCGGCACGCCGCGGCCGTCCGCCTCCATGCCGGGCTCGCCGTCGCCCACCGGCAGAATCAGCGGGGGCATGTACTCGTGCACCGCGTCGTTGACGTCGCGGATGAGTCCGCGGTCCCAGGCCAGCCCCACGGTCGATGAGAGAAAGCTCTTGGCGACGCTGAACGTCGGATCGACGCGCCTGGTCTCGCCCCATTCGGCGACGATGTAGCCGTCCTTGACGACGATGCCGCTCTGCGGACCCCGCACTTTGAGCGGGCCGATGGCCTCGTCGAAGGGCTCGGTGTTCCAGCTGAGCGCGTGCGCCACCTCCAGGTCGCGCGGCGCGGTGCTCTCGCTCGCGATCGCGAAATCGACCGCCTGCTGCAGGAGTTCCGGGTTCATGCCCATCGACTCCGGGGACCTGCGCTCCCAGTCGCCCGGCGGCGGGAAGTAGGCGTCCTGCGCCTGCAGGCCGGCCGCGCCGAGCAGCAGGATCGCGCCGGCGATGGCGGAGAGGAGGGTGGACGTGACCGGCTGGGGCCGCTGTGATGACTTCATGGGAATCACCTCGTTGGGGGGCGATAGATCGATGGATGGCGCCGGAGGGACGTTCGCTCGTCGATGACGATATGATACGTCCCCGCGCGCGGGATGCGACAGGTGGCCGGAAGAACGAGCGGGGTCACGCCACCTCGCCCACCTGGTGTCCCAGCTCCCTCAGTTCGGCGACGATCTCGGCGACGTGAGCGCGTCCGCGCGTCTCGATCTCCATCTCGATGCTGACGTGGCCCACGGAGATGTCGCCGAAGGCGCGGGTGTGTTCGATGTGGAGCACGTTGGCCCCATGGATGGCGACCACGGCGGTGACTTCGTTCAGGTAGCCGGGCCGGTCCTGCACCACCACCGAGAGGCGCGCCAGGCGACCGTCCGCCCACAGCCCGCGGTCGATGATCTTCGAGGCCACGTTCATGTCGATATTGCCCCCGGAGAGGATGCACACGGTGACGTCGCCGGGGCCCAGGCGGACCTTCTCGCCCAGAATCGCCGCCACCCCCACGGCCCCACCTCCCTCGACCACCATCTTCTCCGACTCCATGAGGAAGAAGATCGCGCGCACGATCTCCTCCTCGTCGACCACGACCACGTCGTCCACGAGGGCCTGGATGTGCGGGAAGGTGAGGTCGCCGATGCGCTTCACCGCGATACCGTCGGCGAGGGTGTCCGAGCGTTCCAGGTGGACGGGCTGGCCCGCCTCCAGCGATGCGACCGCCCCCGGCGAAGCCGCCGCCTCCACCCCGATGACGCGGGCGCCCGGCCGGCGCTCCTTCACCACCGTCGCGACCCCCGAGATCATCCCGCCGCCCCCGATGGGAACCACCAGCGTGTTGACGTCTGGCACCTGCTCCAGAACCTCCAGCGCCATGGTCCCCTGCCCCGCCATCACCGTGGGATCGTCGAAGGCGTGGACCACCGTGAGGCCCTCCTCGTCGGCCAGCTTCGCGACGCGGGCCATGCCGTCGGTGAGGGTCGCGCCGGTCTGGATGACGCGGGCCCCGTAGCCGCGCGTCTTGGTCACCTTGATGAGCGGTGCGGCGTCGGGCATCACGATGGTGCACGGAATTCCCAGGCGCGCCGAGTGGTACGCGAGCGCCTGGGCGTGGTTGCCCGCGCTGGCCGCGACCACCCCGGCCTCCCGCTGGGTCGGCTCCAGCAGGAGCAGTCGGTTCAGCGAGCCGCGGTCCTTGAACGAACCCGTCCGCTGCCGGAACTCGGCCTTGAAGTGCACGCGCCCCAGCCGGGAGCGGTCGAGCCCGAGGGAGCGCGGGCAGTCGGTCTCAACAACGCCGTCCCCGATGCGCCCGCGGGCCGCAATGATGTCGTCGCAAGAGAGCATGTTCACAAAGCTGCGCCTCACGGAGAGAGCTCTTCGGTTGCTCCGAGGGAGCGTTCTGCCGATTGCGCCGGGGCGGGATCGGCACGCGAGCCACTCTCGTTACTCTCGCCTCTCCTGGATTGTTGCCTTCGCTTGCCCTCCCAACCAGCCGTCGAACCGCCTCCGCAGCCCACGCCAGCGGCCTTGCGCACCCGCATCTACGACGATTATCGTAGATCGTCCTGGAATAACCTGAGTCAAGTGGAGGCGGGAAGGTGCATCGGAATCTGCGATTGCTGGCCATCGGAGGAATGTGGATCGCCGGAGGGCTCGCTCCGGGCTCGGAGGCCATCGGTCTCCTCGCCCAGGAGGTTGTCGATCTACCCGAGGAGGATCTGCCGCTCTCACCGGACTTCGAGCTGGTGTACCGCATCGGATCGACGGAGGCGGAGGCCGAATGGGAGGAGTTCTTTACCATCCGGAGCGTCGGCTTCGACGGTGCCGGGAACCTGTACCTGCTGGACGGTGCGGGAACGGATGGCGGCCGGCGAGTCGTCGTCGTGGACGCTGCCGGAAGCCATGTAGGGGACTTCGGGCGCCCCGGTGACGGTCCCGGTGAGTTCCAGATGGCAATGGAACTCATCGTATGGGACGACGGACGCACCCTCGTGCGCGACATGATGAGGGGGTACCACGTCTTCGGTCCGGGCGGTGAGTTCGAACGCACGGTGCGGGAAGCGGGCCGCGGGATTGGAATCGGAACCCGTGCGGGCCTTCGGCCGGAGCGGACGGGATCTCGGACGGTGGTGGCCCGGGACGAGCGCTCGATCCTCCGCATCGACATGTCTTCGGCGGAAGTTGAGGACCGCGTCCTCGTGGAGGCCTGGGCTCCACGAGCGCCGACCGAACTCCCGGCTGGCGCAGACTTCGAGGACGTGCTCGACATGATGGGCGACGAGTGGGGGTTTGAACCGGAGCTTCTGTTCGACCCGCTTCCATCGGGCGGAGTCGCGTTCTCGGACTCGTCGGCCTATGCGATCAAGGTCACCGACTCATCCGGCCGGGTCTCGCACATCCTGCGTCGAGCGATACGGCCGCTGCCCGTGACGGAGCGCATGAGGCGCACGGAGCGCGAACGCCAGCTTGAACGGGAGGCGAACCGGCAAGTCACGCAACTAGGGGGAGGGGGGGAACTGCCCCCTGAGATCCGGGAGATGTTCAACCGTTTCGGAGCAACTCGGCGGGCGGCGCTCGAGAACATGCGGTTCTACCCCGAAGTCCCGGTGGTCGCCGCGGTGCACGCCACTTGGGAGGGGAGCCTGTGGGTGCAGCGCAGCACGGAGCCGGGCACGAGTGAATCGGGCCCGATCGACGTGCTTGCGCAGGACGGCTGCTACGTGGGCACCTTCCCTGTCGGGCGGCTCGAAATGCCGGACGCCTTCGGCCCCGATGGTCTCGCCGTCTTCGTCGACACGGACGAGTTTGATGTCCCGGTGATCACGGTCAGGCGATTGCCGGAGCAGATCCGCTGAAGGTCTCGCCCTCCACACAGCACCCCGGGGCGGGCGCCCCGATCGTTGAGCGTCATCCCGGCCCACCGCGCCCGTCGCCCCAGGTTCCCGGTTTCGTTACCTTCCTGACGAACTTCGCCAAGAGCCTTGCGCCAACCCGCGCGATCCTTACCGGAGGCTACGAAAAGTGACAAGCATCGAATGGATCATTCCGTTCGCTCTCTACCCCACCCTGGCCGCCCTCTACTACGGCGGCGCCCCCATCCGCTTCGAAGGCCCCGACAACGCGCGCCAGCTCCTGGGAGTGGCTCTCGGCCTGGTCATCTTCCTGGCGGTGTGGGGCGTGCTCAAGACGGTCCTTCAGCCGATGACCGGGCCTATGATCGGCCTCGCGGCCGCGTCAATCCTCGCGAGCTTTGCGTTGCGCCCGGGCTGCAGACTGGGATGTCGCCTGGTCGGCGTTCGCGTGGTAGACGACCAGTAGTCCGCTCAATCCAACTGCCAGACCACGAGTAGCTGCACCACACTCTCGTCGCGGGTCGTTCCCAGCTTGTTGGTCCAGAGCTGGTATTCCACGCCCACGTGGAGGACGTTCGCGGCCCGGGTCAGCGCCTGTCCCACATCCCATCTGAACTGGGGTTGGGCGAGGATGCTGGCCGGGTATTCGTCCCCAACCTCGTTTGTAACGGCGCCCATGTACTCGGCGTGCCCGGTGAACGAGAACGACTGACTGCCCAGCTGGAAGACGGAGAGCCAGCTCACGTCGAAGTTGAAGCTGTCTCCCGTGCTCGGCGCGCCGCCGCCGTCAAGCCCGCTGCTGGCGTCGATGAAGCCCCCGAGAATCGTGTTCACGAAGATGAATCCGGGGATGTTCCAGCCCAGTTCCACGCCGGGCACGTACTTCACGACCTTTGACTGGATGCCGAGGTTGACGCCCGCGACCAGCCGGACATCGTTCACCGGCCCGAAACCGACGCCTCCCTCCGCCAGTGAACCCAGGCTCAGCGTCGGATACCATTCGCCATACAGATCCCGGTCGTTGAAGCCGTCCGCGACGCCGTCGGTGGAATAGTCCAGGAAGAAGAAGGAGCCTCCCGCGCGCCATCCTCCGGCGTGTTGCAGCGTGAAGATGTGGGTCGGCTCGCTGGCGGCGGAGAAGGGGTTCAGGATGCTGCCGCGCTGGTAGTGGAGCTCCAGTTGGGCCGACGCCGGCGCGGCGATGAGCCAGAACGCAGCGGCGACCGTCGCGGACGCGAGCGTTGGAAATCGACGACTCATCGCAGACTGGCCCTCCCCGGATTTCGCTCTATTCCTGAATTCCTTCCCCACATCATCGACGCGGAATTCTATGGGCCGGCATGACACTCTGCCAGCGGACCGGCGAGGCCGCGTGTAAGATTGTATCCTGATGCGATGCCCCGGTACGGCTCGCCAAGCCGCTTCGGCTGACGCCTTCACGGCGTCGAGAGACGTTTTCGCCACAGACACGTCATGTTCTTCCCAGAAAGCAGCCCGGTCTCTGCGCCGCGCCGTTACATCGCCGCATCCGTCGCGCCCGCATTCTTCTTCCTGCCCGCGCTGATTCCGGCCCTGATCGCGTGCGGCGGGGACGCCGTCGCGCCGTCTCCGCCACCGGTCGAGCCCGATCCCGTCGAGCCACAGCCTCCGCCGGATCCACCGGCGATCCAGATTCCTGCCCAGGGAACATCCGCGACGCTCGACGTCGCCACCTGGAACCTCCTCTACTTCGGAGCCGCGAACCAGGGACCCGATGACGAGCCCTTGCAGATGGCGCGCGTCCGCGACGTGATTCTGGGAACCGACGCCGACCTGTGGGGGGTGCAGGAGGTGACCGACGCGGATGCCTTCGCCGCGCTGCTGGATCGGCTGCCCGGGTACCGGGGATTCCTCGCCGACGACGCGTCGGTATCCGGCGGATCCGGCGCCTACAGCCGCGGGGAACTCAAGGTCGGCCTCATCTACAAGCCGTCGGTCGCGGAGGTCGCCGGCGCCCGCGTCATCCTGACCGATCTGGACTACGAGTTCGCGGGCCGCCCGCCGCTGGAGGTGCAGCTTCGCGTGACGCTGGGGGGCGCGAGCCGGGATGTCGTCCTGATCGTACTGCACGCCAAGGCCATCGCCGACGAGACCTCATGGGAGCGGCGCATGGCGGCGGGCGAAGGCCTGAGGGAGTACCTCGACGCCACATGGCCGGACCGCGCGGTGCTCGTACCCGGGGACTGGAACGACGACGTGGACGAGTCGATCACGCGCGGGCGCGATACGCCCTATCGCGTATTCGTGGACGCGGCCCCGGAGTGGGTGTTCCCCACCGCCAGCCTGAGCGCCGCGCGGGCGCGGTCGATGCCGCGCTACACCGAGGTGATCGATCACATCCTGGCGTCGGACGAAGCGATGGCGTGGTACGAGGAGGGATCGGCCATGGTGTACCAGGTGGACGAGTTCATCGACGCCTACCTGGACACCACCAGCGACCATCTGCCCGTGATGGCGCGATTCGCGCCGGAGGGGTGACCGCGGGCCGGATCGTCGGACCCGGCCCAGTGATCCGGGCGGAAGAATGCAGGAAGGGCCGCGGGAGAAGCGCCGCCGGTGGGCCTACTCGTCGATCAGGCGGCGGTTGCGGACGTCGCTGGCGCCCATCGAGACCCCGGAGCCGACTCCGGCACCCACCAGCAGTCCGGCTCCGATGCCCACGATGGGCAGCCAGGATACGGCAACGGCGGTCAGAGCACCGGTAATGACGCCCAGCCAGCGTTTCTCGACCCACGACGTGTAGCGCAGGCGCCGCCGGACGAAACTCCGCGACTTCATGTGCGCGTAGATCCCGACGGCAGCCGCGATCCCCAATCCGATCAGTTCAAACATCACGACACTCCTTTGACAGGCATCCCGGCCCCCCTGGGCTCTGCGCCTTACGCGCGAGCGGGGGATCCGTTTCGCGCCGGGACGGGTTCGAATAAGTATGGTACAGGTTCCGGCAAGTACAGGGTTCGGCGCGCAGGCAGCGGTGCCGCCAGGAGAGCAGGGTCGATGAGCGACCGCAGGTTCGGAGTCGGGCGATGATACGGGCGGGTCGGTGGCCTGCTGCGGGGGCCAGTCGGCGCTCGATCCTGCCGTCGCTGGGGCGGCTCCTGCTCCTGCTGGTGGTGGAGGCGCTCTGGCTCACGCCCGCAGGCGGTCCTCGCCTTCCCTTGCCCGGCTTCGGCCGGGACGGTTTGTCGCAGGAGGCGCTGGCGGCCGCCTTCGCGGCACAGGAGGAGATCAGCCCGGACCTGCTGGGCATTCCGGGCGTGGTGGGAACCGCGGTCGGACTCGGCGCCGGCGACCGTCCGGTGGTGATGGTCTACCTGGAGTACGCTGCCGTGGACGGACTTCCCGCCAGCTTCGCGGGCTACCCGCTGGTGCGCGAGGTGACCGGGCGCATCACCGCCCTCGGCGATCTGCCGCTGCCGGCCGCAGCCTCCGGCCCCATCGATCCCAGGGGCCCGTTCCCACGCCCGGTGCCCATCGGCGTGTCCACCGGGCGGACGGGGGTCACCGCCGGCACCATCGGGGCGCGCGTCACGGACGGGCGCCGGACGTACGCCCTGTCCAACAACCACGTCTTCGCCAACCGCAACGAGGCCAACGTGGGCGACAACGTGATCCAGCCGGGCGTCGCCGACGGTGGGAGCGACCCGGAGCACGCCTTCGGCACGCTGGCCGACTTCGAGGAGATCGGCTTC comes from Gammaproteobacteria bacterium and encodes:
- a CDS encoding TRAP transporter large permease subunit; translated protein: MENLLAPLMFIGVFAMIFLGYPVAFALGGTSLIFAFIGISMGLFEWGLMYALPQRIFGVMSNLVLVAIPFFIFMGVVLEKSRLAEDLLTTIGKLFGTLRGGLALAVVFVGAMLAAATGVVGASVVAMGLISLPIMLRYGYSKTLSTGVILASGTLGQIIPPSVVLIVLADQLGISVGDLFLGALIPGLSLAGMYAIYVGLVAKVSPASAPALPPEVRDAAGWKLARQVLTVLMPPLVLILLVLGSIFAGIATPTEAGAVGAVGAIGLAAVNRRLSWKVLREASEYTTSLTAMVMFILVGSTAFALVFRGLNGDLWIEHLLTTLPGGRIGLLIVANLAIFVLGFFLDFFEIAFIIIPLLAPAAALLDIDLVWFGVMIGMNIQTSFLTPPFGFALFYLRGVAPPEVRTSEMYRAVIPFIVIQLIGLVLIMTFPEMVTGLVNR
- a CDS encoding TRAP transporter substrate-binding protein, encoding MERRAFLGKAAVGAAAAGVLAASCGGGEQETGGGGAPAVITNPNVRWRLASSYPRTVDAIFDTATRCGESLSAMTDGRFQLRVYEANELVPAFEVMDAVQQGTVQVGHSPSYYYTGKAPVLAFDTCVPFGLTSRQQHAWLYDAGGLELISEIFSDFNIIPLPAGNTGAQMGGWFRREINTPTDLNGLKMRIPGLGAEVMDRLGVTVQNLAAQEIYPALERGAIDATEWVGPYDDEKLGFQNAARFYYYPGWWEPGPSTTFQVNRDAWNSIPSTYQEAFRVAVRSAAHGVETTYDSRNPAALRRLVEGGVQLRAFSPEIMEVSRVASQEILQERAAADATYRRVYDHWSAFRAEAFEWFGRAEWAYANAAFGQ
- a CDS encoding serine hydrolase; translated protein: MKSSQRPQPVTSTLLSAIAGAILLLGAAGLQAQDAYFPPPGDWERRSPESMGMNPELLQQAVDFAIASESTAPRDLEVAHALSWNTEPFDEAIGPLKVRGPQSGIVVKDGYIVAEWGETRRVDPTFSVAKSFLSSTVGLAWDRGLIRDVNDAVHEYMPPLILPVGDGEPGMEADGRGVPTPVSLFDSEHNQKITWDHLLRQTSDWEGTLWGKPDWGDRPGRDVAANRNRPRNEPGTAYKYNDVRVNLLALAALQVWRRPLPQVLREHIMDPIGASNTWRWYGYENSWVNVDGEMMQSVSGGTHWGGGMNLSAEDQARFGYFTLHKGSWDGEQLLSEEWLDMAETPGSVNEMYGFMNFFLNTGQRSYSSTPESSFSHRGAGTNLVYVDRDNDLVVVARWIQGGAIDEFLGMVIASSVVAEERR
- the ilvA gene encoding threonine ammonia-lyase, which codes for MLSCDDIIAARGRIGDGVVETDCPRSLGLDRSRLGRVHFKAEFRQRTGSFKDRGSLNRLLLLEPTQREAGVVAASAGNHAQALAYHSARLGIPCTIVMPDAAPLIKVTKTRGYGARVIQTGATLTDGMARVAKLADEEGLTVVHAFDDPTVMAGQGTMALEVLEQVPDVNTLVVPIGGGGMISGVATVVKERRPGARVIGVEAAASPGAVASLEAGQPVHLERSDTLADGIAVKRIGDLTFPHIQALVDDVVVVDEEEIVRAIFFLMESEKMVVEGGGAVGVAAILGEKVRLGPGDVTVCILSGGNIDMNVASKIIDRGLWADGRLARLSVVVQDRPGYLNEVTAVVAIHGANVLHIEHTRAFGDISVGHVSIEMEIETRGRAHVAEIVAELRELGHQVGEVA
- a CDS encoding nucleoside-binding protein, coding for MSRRFPTLASATVAAAFWLIAAPASAQLELHYQRGSILNPFSAASEPTHIFTLQHAGGWRAGGSFFFLDYSTDGVADGFNDRDLYGEWYPTLSLGSLAEGGVGFGPVNDVRLVAGVNLGIQSKVVKYVPGVELGWNIPGFIFVNTILGGFIDASSGLDGGGAPSTGDSFNFDVSWLSVFQLGSQSFSFTGHAEYMGAVTNEVGDEYPASILAQPQFRWDVGQALTRAANVLHVGVEYQLWTNKLGTTRDESVVQLLVVWQLD
- a CDS encoding endonuclease/exonuclease/phosphatase family protein; this encodes MFFPESSPVSAPRRYIAASVAPAFFFLPALIPALIACGGDAVAPSPPPVEPDPVEPQPPPDPPAIQIPAQGTSATLDVATWNLLYFGAANQGPDDEPLQMARVRDVILGTDADLWGVQEVTDADAFAALLDRLPGYRGFLADDASVSGGSGAYSRGELKVGLIYKPSVAEVAGARVILTDLDYEFAGRPPLEVQLRVTLGGASRDVVLIVLHAKAIADETSWERRMAAGEGLREYLDATWPDRAVLVPGDWNDDVDESITRGRDTPYRVFVDAAPEWVFPTASLSAARARSMPRYTEVIDHILASDEAMAWYEEGSAMVYQVDEFIDAYLDTTSDHLPVMARFAPEG